The Ptychodera flava strain L36383 chromosome 18, AS_Pfla_20210202, whole genome shotgun sequence sequence AACAGCAATACGAACGAATAATGTTATAAGGTTTCTTATCccgttttctttcttttatgtgCACGTCAGAGAAATGAGAACCAAGAGCACAGATTCAGCATCATCATTGATGAATTGAAAGCGACAGAGTCTTTGCCGTACAAGTCAGCGTTGCTAATGTTTGTTAATAGCCTAATATGCAAGATCCCTAGCACCTCTGAGAGACGTCAAAGGAAAGAAGATTTCGTCAAGCTTGGAATTCCGAAAATTATTGACCAGTTGAGGTAAGAACGTTTAGAGTTCTTCATATTGGACACGAGTTGAGGTAAGCAATTTAGGAAACAGAGAACAGAAAGATTGGTGCAATGCTTCCTAAAAGGATCAGCGCATATGCGCAAAGGGGTACAAAATATGCGGGGCTTTTGCTCTCACTGCCAAAACTGCCAGTAATTGCTTTGTTCTTAAATCGTGTCGGAGAACATTGCCGTCTCTAATAGAGAAAGTAATTTATGAATATAATTGTGAGATTTATGAAACAGTACATTTCAGTCATTGGAGCTGTATTTTTTGGTATTGCAATCTAGATTTCGCCAATCGCCGCAGTTAAAGGCAACATGACTAGAAATTTCACAAGAGTGACAACTTTGGCTTTTCCATTTCTTTACGATATTTTTACGCCAAATGATAATATTTCGATAAGTAAGCCGCAAGTTATGAGGACTGCTCACGTCGTTTGTTTGAATTTACAGCAAGAAATGTTCATAATGTGCCGTGATCATTTTCAgtcattaaataaaaaaactttttttcctGGGTCAGGGATGAATATGCGGCTCTTCTCATTCAAGTAGACGTCTTTGAAGAGTTTAAAGTGGATGATGACGGAGAGGGAGAATCGTCTGATGAAGAGGACCAGAACTAAAAGATGTGTTGATGTATTTAACATCAGCTAATAACAGCTACCAGTATATGcaaatcatgaaacaaattagtATTCCGCCATTTGCATTCAAGAAATGCCATTGTAAGAAAGCCATTCAGATTATAGCATAAATTTACTCAACCCTTATACTTCTATTTTACTTTTAGAAGTAACAGCTAATCCTACTTGCTTCTGTAATAAATATGGCTAAATGTaggattaaattttatttctttttttggaCCATGATTCCAAAGTATTAATTCCATGGCTTTTCGTATGCCATTAGTTGTAGACTGAGGCACCTCAAAACGTCTTCAGTAATTTTTGTTAAAGTGGGATAGTCACTAGGACAAGATTTGCCAGACTGatctgtcatttttttcattgaattgttttaaagtaactttttaatgattttattgagaatttatattttcatctttGCCTAATCGCCACCCTCTTGATCGCTGTGATGTTTGGCGTGTGTCTTCCTTGAGTTGAAATACAATCagaattgtttattttgtgacgtaAGAGTCTTTAcctatttttaaataatatttttacccATTACAGATCAAATGTTAGCATAGTTAGGCAGAACAATTATTGATGCATGCATACGTTACTGGCTCAGTTAGGCAAGACTACGCCTTTACTATCCTACTAAGATAATATTGAAATCGTCACAGCTACTTTTGTAATTATTGGTTGTAAACCCAATTCATTCTTATAGTTTGTTTATCAGGTTTTCGCGCTCGGGGGTAGCGTATCAAGGAATCTGGCTCAAGTCGGTCATAATATACAATGTCCCAGTACAACGTAGATACGTACGCCGTACAGAAAACATTACATGTAGATAagggccctgtcacaccttgactaCTTAGCCTTGACTACTTACGCCGACGTATTAAACTTTCTCTAAAACGCTGACTTTCTGAACTaacgatgtatttttcaattttgggcgTATACATAGGTTTAAAGTACGTTTTGGATACGCTAGACAGTTATCTCGACGTATTTCAACTCAATAGTAACTTACAAGTTACGTGTGTGAACGTGTTTCAACGAGCGCATAACCTATCTACAACTTATGGCCCAATACGCTGGCATACGTCGAAACGTTTTGTGCGTGCACAAAACTTTTCAACGACCTCGCCGTACTACAACGTATACCGGCGTGCTTCTTACCCATAGCGTATTTGACGTACGCCCAGCGTATTCGCCAATTTTTTCTTATGTTGGTATACGCTagctaaatcgtcaaggtgtgacaagGCCATACCGTACTGTGCAGAGCGCCCTCTAGCACCTACACCATGCGAGGTAGGGCACGTTGAGCCTCCGAGTTGGTTTTACGTTTGATGGTACATTCCTTAGTAGATTTGCTTTGTCactttattcactgtgttggCTTACCTTAGTGTGTattgacttcttgaaacatggTGAAACACTGATCAACTTTGCACAACTtcaactctgcttgcagccaAATCAGATTAAACGTTCAGTGAAACGTTCTACTGTCTGTACCAACAGATCAAGTTCCGCGCACAATTTTCACCATGCATGGCTGACCCGGGATGGCTGAGTATACACTGTTACATAAAGTTTAGATCTCATGCAAGCGTAAACAAATCTTCATTGGCGGTGCCTTTCATAAAAAGGTAAGAATAGTAGTTTTCCTTTAGATTGCGAAGATCTGTACTTTTAGCAAGACGGAATAGAAATAATCCATTTGGCGAGAGGTCGCAAGCGAAATCATCTGTTTGCATTTAGCAAAGGGgaaattttgacacttttgcagtTAGTAATCTTTGACTTTATGCAAGTATTCCATGTTTTCCCAATACCACACAAAGGTAAAGAAAGCGACTTTGTCCCCTTAAGAGACCTTTGAAGCTATTTTAAGGGTGAAATAAATTGCTTCACTCGCGCTTTTATGTACTATGTATACCAAAACAGGGGCGCGGCAGCGCCACACAGCCAACACGACAGCCAAAGGGCTatgtacaattattgcagctcgACAGATTCAGTCGTGTATGGATTGGAGTTGGCAGAGACCCATACACGACTGTATCTGTCAGTATAACTGTCTTGTGCAACTTCTTCAATTCGAATCATTTAATATGCTTGAAGTGTGTTTTCCATTTGCTGCAGTTGCGTAGCCCACAACTATTTATAACTTGTCCAAAATCACCGTATTGGAGGAGAGTCGTGGGCTAGGAACTGCAGAAGCTTTCCATATGATTACGGAAGGCTACGAGGCAGTTCAGAATCTCAACGAAAATGGGTACGTGGACGAATCCTTGGAAAGCTGCTTTGACATTATACACTTGGATTAAATTTTGGCGGTTTTTGCTAACAGATGAAATTTGATCAATTCACAGTCCAAAGTTTGATAACAACAGATATACTACTGTTCCTGTGGCAAATTAGTGAATTTAATAAATCCAAATGATGTAAAACCTTCGAATAGTGAAATTAAGCCTCTATAAAAGAATAAGTCGTACTGCAAGTTTTGACCAATGCTTGTGGTACAGTGTGAAACACTGGGGGAGTGGTAGATGGGTGAATGATTGAAGGCTTACAGCTCTGCTAATTCGCTTGTGAATAGAATTCGCTTTGACCAATCAAGTGATGCATAgcagatttgaaattcatttcCACTGATCAAGTGATCTTGAAATTAACACCAACTAATTAGGTGATACATTGGAAGTTTGAAACCGAAATAGACCAGTGAAGAATTTGAGCTTAAAGTTAAATCAGCAAATCAAATGATATAATTGAGACATGAAATTCACACATCCACCCATaccaatcaaaacaaaataagtcTATAATTTCACTATGTTGGCAAGTTTTATTGCAGAGATAAAATGGCATTTACAATTTGTTAATTATTGCTCATTAAAATAGCTTTATTTAGTCTAAAGTCTCTGCTTCCAGTAAAGAAATACTGAGAAGGAACTGAAGGTGCTTCTCAAGATCTACCCGGTATATTTGAGGCaagcacagcgccctctacattCATTGTGGAAAATTGGAATATACAAGTAATCATTTCCATATTGATTTGAGGTAACTGGTTGTACTCTACTATCTTATTATTACTATAAAAGCTTGCAGAtcttaattttttcttttttagacaaaaaactgaaaaatgggCTGTATCAGACATACAAAGATTCCTTCATAGTTCAGACGTAATTTTCCAAAAGCAGACTATTTCTAGACCAAAATGAGACAGAAAAAACTTTATCTTTTAGTTAAACATCTCGTGAACTATAAAACAGTTAGTtggcattttcattcaaaatggccgacaggTCAATTTTGACATGACTGCCGTGGCAGACAGCAAAACCAAAATGGTTGCCTGGTGATGCATATGCAAGATAGCGGACGAGGGTCACGTTTGACAACACTATTAAGTTCTTAACAAATATCTAATATAATAATAGAGAAAGCTAAAgtaaaatgttacagttttCTGCAAGTTTCTGAACTCTGGAGACAATGCAATAAAATATGAATTACCATATATGCCATCTGGATTtccaaaatttctcattttggtCTGAATGATATAACCTCTGTATATGGATATCTGAAAGTGGGCTTGCCATTTCAGTGGAATTCAACCCTGTCATCTCTATACAAGATATCATAAAACATAGATACTATATCAGCATTATTACAGAAGTGGTACACACAATACATTGCAGTTAGAGTCGCCATTATGGACTACTGTGCTTTGTCTATGGCAGgtatgatgtcatcagtttgtgTGCAGTTAGTACTGCCATTATGGACTACTGTGCGTTGTCTATGGCAGGTATGACATCACCACTTCTGCAATAGTGCCCAAAGATCTAACTGCAGCAGATAGACCTCACCCCCTATAATATAAGTTTGGGGATTTGGGTCTGTTACAAGAAAAAAATGCTAAGTATTCCGACAATGAAATagaaaaaaggaaatgaaagagaTACGATCCTTGCAGACATGCATAATTCAGAAAATTTTGACTCTTTTTTTCCCATCAGAATAGGAAAATTCAATGCCGTTCTTTAGATTCAAATATCAATAACCATGCTACTATTAACATGGACTAAAACATTCAGTTTTGTGTAGACACTCTGGTATCTCCAGCAGGATATAGCTGAAAGTTAAATGAATGCCAGCACACAACTGAATGAGACCAGTCGGTTACAAGGCTACAGAACAAAAACTAGTAAATGTACACAAAAATACTACAAAAACCAGGAAAATATTCAATACAATGGGAACTTCCAGTTTCTATATTTTTCCCGAcgagacaatatgaaataataaaattcTGAATCTGGCAGTTTCTTCAAACCATTGGTTACAAATGGCTCCTAATTAAAATAAACAGTACACTTTAAATAATACCATATTAGCCTAAGTTCAAAAACGTGTTTAACAATTACTTTCAACTTGGTAAAAAGACACTGCTGTCATGAGAAACACTATCAGCAAATTTTGTCCCGTCTATGATGGATGTAAAGAAAATTAACATTATAATGCCAGGTATTGTTGTGACGTGATTATTTCACGGGGCAAGACAACTAAAATCAAGGTGTTTATACGTCTGAAATATTTGCATGCTATAAATGAGCCTATCACTACAAAACTCTTCCTTTTTATCAAGCCAGACAAAATCTACCCGCTATGCTTGGCATGaatatatttctttttcaataCTATAGTGATTTGGTGCAAACTAGATCTAATGTAATAGAGTAACGTGCTAAAACGCTGTAACTTACTCACTACATGGCCTTTTTGTATCAATATGACGAAAAAGAACTTTATCGACATAATAATGCAAGTTACACCGTAGACCCtagaaaatcaatttctacggTCTATGATTATGCAAAACGCATGTATTTCATCCTCAgccacaaacattcacaaaacATGCCGATAGAGGGCGTTGTTTGGAATGACAGTCGCGGGCAATGGGGGTAAAGTAAGGTCAGCTTAAAAAAACACGATTGACTTGGGCATGTAGTCCGAAAATACAGCCTAGGGGATAGCTACCAAAACGACAAGTGTAAATCACTAAAAGATCGCTGGGTATTGAAAAAATAAGGTTTCTTAATTCTCCTTTTGCCATGACcaattacagttaaatgacGTACTGTAGATTATGCTGTCACGTAGTCTACGTTTTCCCGCGACTTTTGAGCTGACGACAACTTGTACCATATGGCATACTTGCGACCGGAAATGCCAAGCTTCTGATACATGATTAAGAAGTGTTTAAGTCCAGCAACTGTCTATAAAATATCTACACAAAATAAGGTTGAAAACTAAAtctggcattaaaaaaatgcttACAATCTGGTAAGCCAGTTGCTAACTTAAAATATAGCTCCTAGTTGTTTACAGTCACGTCTCATTTGCATTGTAGTACAAGTTACTTATTTGTATAATTGCATTCTTAATAATATCAAATAAAGCCCTctaatattaattttttgtggAGAACTTTCTCAGAAATTATCGCATGTCGCGAAGTAGACAATTCAATAAGCTTAGCGTCGTTGTTTTGCGAAAAACACTTAAAAAATTTCTCCGTTAATTACATTAAGCCtatatatatttgacaaaataatcTACAGGAATATAAAAGATTGACAAATTAGACtcgttgaaaattataaaatacttGCTGTCACCGGGTTTTTTTACAGCCATATGCTAAAATACAGGATATTTTTTCTCTAATGTCAGGCATCCACAAGATGCAACGTAATACCGCCTCCTTCTTCTCCTAGCTATCTTTGTGGTGGCAATCACAAAGAGCAGATCAAGCAGAAAGACTCTACAATTCTTTCACAGTGTTTCGCCTTCTCAAACACAAACGCATTTCGCAATTCCCAATATCATCGAGCACTTGGAATGTCCCCGCGGCGATGGAACTGTGTCAAAGGTCACGGGTAAGTGGCACCCGTCATCTGTTCCATTATCTGCCAAAGTCGGCGGCGCGTCTTGATGTCGTACGACAGACTTGCCGACTGGGCGTCTTGTAGATGGGCGAAGTATTTCCCGGACACGCCGGTGAACTTTGGATCGGTGGCAAGGTAGAATTCGTTATCCGCCTGCTCTATTGGTATTCCAATCGGGCCGTAGCTTTTCAACAGCATGTTGGTGTTTACAGTGCCTGGGTCACAGCAATTGACCGTGATACCCAAAGGGCGGAGCCGGTCAGACAGTTCGTAGCTGAACATTATATCACAGAGTTTCGACTGTGCGTATGCAGCGAAGCCACTATAATCTCGTTCGAACTGCAAGTTGGTGAAGTCCAACTTGTATGCCTGCGTGATCGAACTGACAATGACGATGCGACTGTCGACGCGACCTTTTGGAATAAGGTCGAGGAGCAGGGAAGTTAGCAGGAATGGTGCAAGAACGTTGACAGCGAACGTCATCTCAAAACCGTCTTGCGACAGGCAGCGCTGATTTTCCCAAACTCCGGCGTTGTTGACAAGCACGTCGATTCTGCTGTGCCTTTCATGGATTTCCCTTGACATCTGCCGAATATGCTCTAGAGAGGACAGGTCGGCTACGAAAAGTTCCACGTTGGGGTTGCCAGTAGCTGTTTTAATTTCCTCCACGACTTTTTCGCCCTTCACGCGATTCCGTCCGTGTACCAATACTGTTCCTCCAGCCTGTGCAAGGCGAATCGCTGTGTGTCTTCCGATGCCATCGGTTGACCCCGTCACGAGGTAAACTCGGCCTGCCAGTGACATTTTCGCGTTTGTACAGTACGGCGAAAATGTGCaaccaaaaaaattaacatcCCGGGAACCTAGGAAGCCATTTTTCGATTCATTTGTTTGCAGTCTTTTCTCCACATGCCACGAAAGGGCGGCACTGGTGACCCTTGCCCCACCTCTGTGGAAATTAGGTTCATCCAAGGTCATGGCGTGTCACGCTTTGCGAAATACTATGCATTTGGCACGAACGCATACGGTTCATTCATACACTGTACTAATTAAATAAACTTAACTAAACTGTGAGTGTTGCTTAAGACATCTCACGACCACAAAATAATAGCGAAAATATTCTTGAATGCAGTTTCTTGCAGGGGTTGAAAAAAATCTACCCTTTGAGCTACAACGAAACAGAAAGGCAAGCTAGTGACTAGACtgtacacgtacatacatacacccacGCCTTCACCGAATCTTTATCATTCAAATTAGTCATAAATAAGGACGGCAGACTGGTTTAACATTAACTTTTTCATCCTAGCCAGCGCGTTTTATTTACCTCTTAGTTAGCACGTTCAAACTCACAAAAGGTTATGTTTTCTATTACTCGACTATTGATATAAATAATTGGCTTAATTTATGAGATAAAATCCCGCGTGTCAGCATTCTGGCGAGCTCAGACACGTTTTTAACGTTAGCTGCAGGCTTTGGTGAGCCCCGACGCTCTAAATTAGAGCAGTCTTTATTCATTCTTGTCCAAGCTTCAGTCCAAAACCTCATGTCTCGATCACATATGAAAATGATTAACTCTTATTCTGCCTTTCGCCCCTTTCAATCATAAAATTTCAGGCTGTTTCAAGCGTTTATTCATTATGACGTCACTGTCTCATCAGTCGGTTCGTACACATTTTTCGGTCTGGAAAGGAGAATGTAAAAGACAGCTAGCTCGGAACGAAAATGCGAGAGTAGATTTTTCCGTTTTCAAAATTGATCTGCTTTGTAATGACTTTACTGGGAGAGTTCAAAGGTTAGTTGCTTTTAGATCAAGCCGCAGTCTTACAGTCCTATTTGTTTCCTATCAGAGAGAATAGGAAAATAGTTGGTACAGTGGACGAAAACCTTTTAAAGTTGAAATTAGCCTATTTGTCGAATAGATTTATTGGT is a genomic window containing:
- the LOC139116796 gene encoding retinol dehydrogenase 13-like, which encodes MSLAGRVYLVTGSTDGIGRHTAIRLAQAGGTVLVHGRNRVKGEKVVEEIKTATGNPNVELFVADLSSLEHIRQMSREIHERHSRIDVLVNNAGVWENQRCLSQDGFEMTFAVNVLAPFLLTSLLLDLIPKGRVDSRIVIVSSITQAYKLDFTNLQFERDYSGFAAYAQSKLCDIMFSYELSDRLRPLGITVNCCDPGTVNTNMLLKSYGPIGIPIEQADNEFYLATDPKFTGVSGKYFAHLQDAQSASLSYDIKTRRRLWQIMEQMTGATYP